The following coding sequences are from one Diadema setosum chromosome 9, eeDiaSeto1, whole genome shotgun sequence window:
- the LOC140232621 gene encoding uncharacterized protein encodes MIILRLQGLPWSATAKDIRQYFEGLSIPDGGVHIIGGEEGDVFIAFTTDDDARKAMQRQKQPLCGSRIMLLLSSKAEMQEVIAESRATAQSRKPDPFAPNTSTEMTLPTSQPDVHSREGNVLSSQTQNYQNYHPMYDQRRGPIDYPPDGHRSGSDAFRDPSPAGQGYDSASPPSHADRVTGSGQPSSSMYRGDIYRSDADRYREGAGRDPFGRAHTAGQFMESSGKMNMPERSDGGQARQVPSRDFGFERDVPRFENRQHRINLDEQKSAEYRSEQRYQSEPFANSRDPWPSDHGAPYQRDQPRSLLGTPGMSKPTGRDSAGMLDDPMEGISTSYPPGGSSGILDYSRMQATADEDDRTPKQGNYPRQPLGEHQPPVDTYRQQTSDESSPGFHMRYDKASRGTRFSEPHGRGDQYWAVDDSSKTTLSRQAKGDVSYGSKSTEPEPFGREDFVHASRRGEDEYLNQRSHAEGRMNLPPDGYPNMPRTGVDGSHYGRYDSRMPYDAGGDARSNEYSLSPFSSSQEVSSDFDSRRLKPSVAEALEKVSKLPPSSIEALLPTLTDPGKSTALNYAIGAVQEPKPPSNLQSSSPFLAINLSGLPYHCTENDIKEFLRGINILPGGIQFVPDSRGNPNCAANVKVQSSQDIEEALRRDKRLIGKRYIDVRACSEGRWERDDKQTKSKETERRNRSRSPLRSENTAVEVKGVPSLMQSLDIESFFTGLEIKPNGIAIEQSKDTSGSVTAYVDFIDSDNAQKACQKSGRYLGRRSVSVRIISRESFEAKRNDIKKKVERRSPGRRSPDRRKGSSPHSRRGRSPGRRGRSPSSRSSRSSPGRNGSSRRGSSPSRKDSRDRDSSTRSGRRGQSPSRNNSAKKDNNMEKRDSRDASLSKPSSRSESYKDRGDSHSQERGSWPEDSRKDNSKSLLPRPVQDHIVPEEGEKGHGLLKTPDQPIERSAKEFGHESRDIGRGQSFAEKSSDHERGRDDRDFISEGRRHADDTSHRFTPGREPDPANRSNRDSQVMFDRNQQEWQRNEMESRREFMSDRHRGLLGDAQDRLPEDMPIEPAENRRGFMDDRRGEPWRPREDRRDDMPRDSRDNRASVYDAKRDRMIVIADPHDEHRGRPSLLGDRGPMPMENRFGGPMDNRHTSLLEGRPDMDMEKRGNFMDKRRREDEDNSGRQRKALLEHPEAARDRQNRGPRDDHHRTLFNAPERGAPDGRMGSGPVDKRDGSPFDRHGFPRNDRQEMMETEPFRERAPFGDGHRNESGRMQFPPQEGHDSFPFHGRHPEPPGRGRDRQSPHRMRHGPGDADLRPDDRRDTERMDSAPEGHRRGAIDMQFSSQEGQGGRPGEQHGPRSREREEHRVQTPEKLDINVPDESYVCAHLRNVAYSARWPDIAHFLSGLQIVPGGIHIMVNAGGKPNGHCFVEFIDRHQAMMAEERRLQPLNNRSVQVNVCSKMMMIRALEEAGELQQNTRMGRPRDQQLPPRGPNPHFGPRGPPGPRGHFGPRGFHGNPRPFPGPRGPPFDLRGPHSGPHFRPPMEGPPDRSDRPQVERPGPSVGSDHHGQDRHGQEHSRKHDDPQKSTARSDSSRKDDDSDKGGDSKPSAKEPDYPKSREEKTENKKKSPPATTPKESPARPISFEKQKGCVISATNLPLTITVDSILEFFKGFSIVPGAVKVNTNEATGKATGEAKIVFTTSAEANRAVKERNNRPLNGRIVRLHVL; translated from the coding sequence ATGATCATACTCCGGTTGCAAGGGTTGCCGTGGTCGGCGACCGCTAAAGATATTCGACAATACTTTGAAGGCCTTTCCATCCCCGATGGCGGCGTTCACATCATTGGTGGGGAAGAAGGTGATGTCTTCATTGCATTTACCACTGATGATGATGCTCGAAAGGCAATGCAGAGACAGAAGCAGCCATTGTGCGGCAGTCGCATCATGCTACTTCTCAGCAGCAAGGCCGAAATGCAGGAGGTCATCGCAGAGAGTCGCGCCACGGCACAGTCTCGGAAGCCTGACCCATTCGCTCCAAATACTTCAACTGAGATGACCCTACCCACTTCTCAACCAGATGTTCATTCCAGAGAGGGGAATGTTCTGAGTTCTCAAACTCAAAACTACCAGAATTATCACCCAATGTACGATCAACGCAGGGGACCAATTGACTATCCACCAGACGGGCACCGTAGTGGGAGTGATGCTTTTCGAGATCCCTCTCCTGCTGGGCAAGGCTATGACTCAGCCTCTCCACCTAGTCACGCAGACCGAGTGACAGGCTCTGGCCAGCCCTCTTCCAGCATGTATAGAGGCGACATTTACCGAAGTGATGCTGACAGATACCGTGAAGGAGCTGGTAGAGATCCTTTTGGACGAGCTCACACCGCAGGTCAGTTCATGGAATCTAGTGGAAAGATGAACATGCCAGAAAGGTCAGATGGTGGACAAGCAAGGCAAGTACCCAGCAGGGATTTCGGATTTGAAAGAGATGTTCCTCGTTTTGAAAATAGACAACACCGTATCAATCTTGATGAGCAGAAGTCGGCCGAGTATCGAAGTGAACAGAGATATCAATCGGAGCCATTTGCCAATTCACGTGACCCATGGCCTTCTGATCATGGTGCACCTTACCAAAGAGATCAGCCAAGAAGTCTGCTTGGGACTCCAGGAATGTCAAAGCCTACCGGCAGAGATTCAGCAGGCATGCTTGATGATCCAATGGAAGGCATTTCAACATCATATCCACCAGGCGGGTCTTCAGGAATACTTGATTATTCCCGCATGCAGGCAACTGCTGATGAAGATGATCGTACTCCTAAACAAGGGAATTATCCACGACAACCACTTGGTGAACATCAGCCTCCAGTAGATACCTATCGACAACAAACCTCTGATGAATCATCACCTGGTTTCCACATGCGATATGACAAGGCTTCACGAGGGACAAGATTTTCAGAGCCACATGGCCGTGGAGATCAGTATTGGGCAGTTGATGACTCTTCAAAGACCACACTTTCACGGCAGGCTAAAGGTGACGTCAGTTATGGAAGCAAGTCAACTGAGCCGGAGCCTTTTGGCCGTGAAGACTTTGTGCATGCCTCTCGCAGAGGAGAAGATGAGTACCTCAACCAGAGATCACATGCAGAAGGACGCATGAACCTACCTCCAGATGGTTATCCGAACATGCCCAGGACAGGTGTCGATGGCTCACATTATGGAAGGTATGACTCAAGAATGCCCTATGATGCGGGAGGTGATGCGAGATCAAATGAATATTCTTTGTCTCCATTTAGCAGTTCCCAGGAAGTTTCTTCAGATTTTGACAGTCGAAGGCTGAAACCATCTGTTGCAGAGGCCCTCGAGAAAGTGTCTAAACTCCCTCCCTCTTCTATTGAAGCACTTCTCCCAACTCTGACAGATCCGGGGAAATCAACAGCTTTGAATTATGCCATAGGTGCTGTACAAGAACCCAAACCTCCCAGCAATCTTCAGTCTTCCAGTCCTTTTCTGGCTATTAACCTAAGTGGTCTGCCATACCATTGCACAGAAAATGACATCAAAGAGTTTTTACGTGGTATCAACATCTTGCCTGGGGGAATACAGTTTGTTCCAGACTCGCGAGGTAACCCCAATTGTGCAGCAAATGTGAAAGTACAAAGTTCTCAAGATATTGAGGAAGCCTTGAGGAGGGATAAACGGCTAATAGGCAAGCGATATATTGATGTTAGAGCATGCAGTGAAGGAAGGTGGGAGAGAGatgacaagcaaacaaaaagcaaagagACAGAACGAAGAAATCGTAGTAGGTCACCATTACGATCAGAAAACACAGCTGTTGAAGTGAAAGGTGTGCCGTCCCTTATGCAGTCACTAGATATTGAGAGTTTCTTCACTGGGTTAGAAATTAAGCCTAATGGCATTGCCATTGAACAGAGTAAGGATACATCTGGAAGTGTCACAGCTTATGTCGACTTCATTGATTCTGACAATGCACAGAAAGCTTGTCAAAAGAGTGGTCGGTATCTTGGAAGGAGATCTGTAAGTGTAAGGATCATATCTAGAGAAAGCTTTGAAGCCAAGAGAAATGACATCAAAAAGAAAGTGGAGAGACGTTCTCCTGGGCGAAGGAGTCCTGACAGACGCAAAGGGAGTAGTCCTCATAGCAGAAGAGGGCGTAGCCCTGGCAGAAGAGGTAGAAGCCCATCTAGCAGAAGTAGTCGCAGTTCACCAGGACGGAATGGCTCAAGTAGAAGAGGATCCAGCCCTTCAAGAAAGGATTCAAGAGATAGGGATTCTTCTACACGGTCAGGAAGGAGAGGCCAGAGCCCTTCAAGAAATAATTCTGCCAAGAAGGATAACAACATGGAGAAAAGAGATTCAAGGGATGCATCTCTTTCAAAGCCTTCATCTAGATCAGAAAGTTATAAAGATCGTGGTGACTCCCACTCACAAGAACGAGGTTCATGGCCTGAAGATTCCAGAAAAGACAACTCAAAATCACTGCTTCCACGGCCAGTGCAAGATCATATTGTACCAGAGGAAGGTGAAAAAGGACATGGTCTTCTCAAAACACCAGACCAGCCAATTGAAAGAAGTGCAAAGGAGTTTGGTCATGAAAGTAGAGATATTGGTCGTGGTCAATCATTTGCCGAGAAAAGCTCAGATCATGAAAGGGGAAGAGATGATAGAGACTTTATCAGTGAAGGCAGAAGACATGCTGATGATACTAGCCATAGATTTACTCCAGGACGAGAGCCAGATCCAGCCAACAGAAGCAATCGTGATAGCCAGGTAATGTTTGACAGAAACCAGCAAGAATGGCAGCGAAACGAAATGGAGAGCAGACGTGAATTTATGAGTGATCGACATAGAGGGCTCTTAGGGGATGCTCAAGACAGACTACCTGAAGACATGCCTATTGAACCTGCTGAGAACAGACGTGGCTTTATGGATGACAGACGTGGAGAACCGTGGAGACCTAGGGAAGACAGGAGGGATGATATGCCTAGAGATTCAAGGGACAATAGGGCAAGTGTGTATGATGCTAAGAGAGATCGCATGATAGTGATTGCTGACCCCCATGATGAACACAGAGGAAGACCTAGCCTGCTTGGTGATCGAGGTCCAATGCCAATGGAAAACAGATTTGGTGGCCCTATGGATAACAGGCACACTAGCCTACTGGAAGGCAGACCTGACATGGACATGGAGAAACGAGGAAACTTCATGGACAAGAGACGTAGAGAGGATGAAGATAATTCAGGTCGCCAAAGAAAAGCACTCTTGGAACATCCTGAAGCTGCAAGGGACAGACAGAATAGAGGCCCTAGGGATGATCATCATCGTACTTTGTTTAATGCTCCTGAAAGAGGAGCACCAGATGGACGAATGGGTTCTGGTCCAGTGGACAAGAGAGACGGTAGCCCTTTTGACAGACATGGTTTTCCACGCAATGACAGACAAGAAATGATGGAGACTGAGCCTTTTAGAGAACGTGCTCCATTTGGGGATGGTCACAGGAATGAATCTGGGAGGATGCAGTTTCCTCCACAGGAAGGGCATGACAGCTTTCCTTTTCATGGTCGCCATCCTGAACCCCCTGGAAGAGGCAGAGATAGACAATCACCGCACCGAATGCGACACGGCCCTGGTGATGCAGATCTCAGACCAGATGACAGGAGAGATACTGAAAGAATGGATTCTGCGCCAGAAGGACATCGCAGAGGTGCAATTGATATGCAGTTTTCATCTCAGGAGGGCCAAGGTGGCAGACCAGGGGAGCAGCATGGTCCCAggtccagagagagagaggagcaCAGAGTGCAGACTCCTGAAAAACTTGATATTAATGTTCCTGATGAGTCATATGTTTGCGCCCATCTGCGCAATGTTGCATACAGTGCTCGCTGGCCTGACATTGCCCACTTTCTCTCAGGGCTTCAAATTGTGCCAGGGGGAATTCATATAATGGTGAATGCAGGTGGCAAGCCAAATGGGCACTGCTTTGTTGAATTCATTGACAGACATCAGGCAATGATGGCTGAAGAAAGAAGACTTCAACCTCTGAATAATCGAAGCGTTCAAGTCAATGTGTGttcaaagatgatgatgatcaggGCCCTAGAAGAAGCAGGAGAGTTGCAACAGAACACTAGGATGGGGAGACCTAGAGACCAACAGTTACCACCACGTGGTCCTAATCCACACTTTGGACCCCGAGGACCTCCAGGGCCCCGTGGGCATTTTGGACCTCGAGGTTTCCATGGAAATCCTCGTCCATTTCCAGGTCCTAGAGGTCCACCTTTCGACCTACGAGGACCCCATTCTGGTCCCCATTTTCGGCCACCTATGGAAGGTCCACCTGACAGAAGTGATCGTCCACAAGTTGAGCGTCCAGGTCCTTCTGTTGGTTCAGATCACCATGGCCAAGATCGGCATGGCCAAGAACATAGCAGAAAGCATGATGATCCCCAAAAGTCAACAGCCAGGTCTGATTCCTCACGTAAAGATGATGACTCTGATAAGGGAGGAGATTCTAAACCTTCAGCTAAAGAACCAGATTATCCAAAGTCGAGAGAAGAaaagactgaaaataaaaagaaatctccTCCAGCCACCACTCCAAAAGAATCACCTGCCAGACCCATCAGCTTTGAAAAACAGAAGGGTTGTGTAATCAGTGCTACAAACCTGCCGTTGACCATCACTGTTGATTCAATATTGGAATTTTTCAAGGGGTTCAGCATAGTGCCAGGAGCAGTAAAGGTGAACACCAATGAGGCAACAGGCAAGGCTACTGGGGAGGCAAAAATCGTCTTCACTACCTCTGCAGAAGCCAATCGTGCtgtcaaagaaagaaacaacagaCCCCTTAATGGCCGCATTGTGAGACTTCATGTCCTTTGA